A window of the Isosphaera pallida ATCC 43644 genome harbors these coding sequences:
- a CDS encoding ATP-dependent helicase, with protein MTNPPPPRNVKVADPHALDPLMADLTPAQRQAVAHLEGPMLVLAGAGSGKTRVITRRIAYLIRSGAVGSSILAITFTNKAAGEMKRRIEDIVPNSGVWVGTFHSVCARLMRTYAPLIGLDRGFTIHDSSDRIKVIKACVRQLGLDDAGVSAERLEAVISKAKNDLVAPETLARNAWNHEAVLAARVYPLYQQRLREQSAVDFDDLLLHMVAILKNHPEVRKTLDARFRFLLVDEYQDTNLAQYAILKALSVDHPNLCVTGDPDQSIYAWRGANIHNILEFEKDFPGCKVVKLERNYRSTRNILTTADGLIRHNRLRKPKALLTENPPGAPVRVVTHANEAAEARAVAAAIRDRVDHHGFSYSDIAIFCRVTALTRNLESALRSARIPYQVVGGVAFYERQEVKDLLAYLKLAVNPKDDVAFERVVNTPPRGLGQTTLDHLRAYASRVGIPLLRAAREAQQVAAIKDKAARSLRDFALLMDELATLRDQPAEAALRSVLALTSYRAYLAEAPQGEAEERLANLDELVSAAREYDATHTEPTLDGFLEEVSLISAVDRMRDDAGAVAVMTLHAAKGLEFPVVFIIGLEEGILPHSRSSESREELEEERRLLFVGITRAQKELTISHCKIREYRGQRQVMIPSCFLNELPEESVEYEDRSAREPSGFHWVEGNHRAFQSSGRNGASWGLVPREPNHPAGRPRTMRSPTHDDDAIDPPAGDDLPEVPIGRPAASSGSSSSQSTGFRMITAADLAGAHPTHSSQDEPGQSPDPIQKLGPQDVERLKPGTAVLHPHYGLGRVTGIDGAGPQRKGRIRFAAGEKTFVLAKTPLRIISKPDGLSHLQGT; from the coding sequence ATGACCAACCCACCCCCCCCACGGAACGTCAAGGTCGCCGATCCGCACGCCCTGGACCCGTTGATGGCCGACCTCACTCCAGCCCAGCGCCAGGCGGTCGCCCACCTGGAGGGGCCGATGTTGGTTCTGGCCGGAGCAGGGTCGGGAAAAACGCGGGTGATTACGCGTCGAATCGCTTACCTGATTCGATCCGGGGCGGTTGGCTCGTCGATCCTGGCGATCACCTTCACCAACAAGGCCGCCGGCGAAATGAAGCGGCGGATCGAAGACATTGTCCCAAACTCGGGTGTGTGGGTCGGCACCTTTCACAGCGTGTGCGCCCGATTGATGCGCACCTACGCTCCCCTGATTGGACTGGATCGCGGCTTCACAATCCACGACTCTTCCGACCGGATCAAAGTCATCAAGGCATGCGTGCGTCAGTTGGGACTGGACGATGCCGGGGTCTCGGCCGAGCGGTTGGAGGCGGTCATTTCCAAAGCCAAAAACGACCTGGTCGCCCCCGAGACACTGGCCCGCAACGCTTGGAACCACGAGGCGGTGCTGGCTGCGCGGGTCTATCCGCTTTATCAACAGCGGCTCCGCGAGCAATCGGCGGTCGATTTCGACGACCTGTTGCTCCACATGGTCGCCATTCTCAAAAATCATCCCGAGGTCCGCAAGACGCTCGACGCGCGATTTCGATTCCTCTTGGTCGACGAATATCAGGACACGAACCTTGCTCAATACGCTATTCTCAAAGCGCTCTCGGTCGATCATCCCAATCTTTGTGTGACCGGTGACCCCGACCAGTCAATCTACGCCTGGCGGGGGGCAAACATTCACAACATCCTGGAGTTCGAGAAGGATTTTCCGGGCTGCAAGGTCGTCAAGCTAGAGCGCAACTACCGCAGCACTCGGAACATCCTCACGACCGCCGACGGGTTGATCCGCCACAACCGCCTCCGCAAACCCAAGGCACTTTTGACCGAAAACCCGCCAGGCGCTCCGGTACGGGTCGTCACTCACGCCAACGAGGCGGCCGAAGCCCGCGCAGTCGCCGCCGCAATCCGCGACCGGGTGGATCATCATGGGTTCAGTTATTCGGATATTGCTATCTTCTGCCGCGTCACCGCCTTGACCCGTAACCTGGAATCTGCTTTGAGGTCGGCCCGGATTCCTTATCAAGTGGTGGGTGGGGTAGCCTTTTACGAACGTCAGGAGGTCAAAGACCTGCTCGCCTACCTGAAGTTAGCGGTCAACCCCAAGGACGACGTGGCATTCGAGCGCGTGGTCAACACGCCGCCCCGCGGCCTAGGCCAAACCACGCTGGATCACCTCCGCGCCTACGCTTCGCGGGTGGGAATCCCCCTGCTGAGGGCCGCCCGCGAGGCTCAACAAGTCGCGGCGATCAAGGACAAAGCTGCTCGGAGCTTGCGCGACTTTGCCTTATTGATGGACGAACTGGCCACCCTGCGTGATCAACCCGCCGAAGCGGCGCTGCGAAGCGTGCTGGCCCTCACCAGTTACCGCGCCTACCTGGCCGAAGCGCCTCAGGGCGAGGCCGAGGAGCGGCTGGCCAACCTCGATGAATTGGTCTCGGCGGCCCGGGAGTACGACGCGACCCACACCGAGCCAACCCTGGACGGGTTTCTGGAGGAGGTCTCGTTGATCTCGGCGGTCGATCGAATGCGCGACGACGCCGGCGCGGTGGCTGTCATGACGTTGCACGCCGCCAAGGGACTTGAGTTCCCCGTGGTGTTCATCATTGGACTGGAAGAGGGAATCCTGCCCCACTCCCGCTCCTCCGAAAGTCGGGAGGAGTTGGAGGAGGAACGACGGTTGCTCTTCGTCGGTATCACCCGCGCCCAGAAGGAGTTGACGATTAGTCATTGCAAGATACGTGAGTATCGTGGTCAACGTCAAGTGATGATCCCCTCTTGCTTTCTCAACGAACTGCCCGAGGAGTCGGTCGAATACGAGGATCGCTCCGCCCGCGAACCCTCCGGGTTCCATTGGGTCGAAGGGAACCACCGGGCTTTTCAGTCTTCGGGACGCAATGGAGCAAGTTGGGGATTGGTCCCGCGGGAACCCAACCACCCCGCCGGAAGACCAAGAACCATGCGATCCCCAACCCATGATGACGACGCCATCGACCCTCCCGCGGGCGATGACCTTCCAGAGGTGCCAATTGGGCGGCCGGCTGCATCCAGCGGTTCCAGCTCCTCCCAATCCACTGGCTTTCGGATGATCACCGCGGCCGACCTAGCCGGTGCCCATCCCACCCACTCCTCCCAAGATGAGCCGGGCCAATCCCCAGATCCGATCCAAAAACTCGGTCCCCAAGACGTGGAGCGCCTCAAACCAGGAACCGCCGTGCTTCATCCTCATTACGGCTTGGGACGAGTGACCGGAATCGACGGGGCCGGCCCCCAACGCAAGGGACGCATTCGGTTCGCTGCCGGCGAAAAAACTTTTGTTCTGGCTAAAACTCCTTTGCGTATCATCTCAAAACCAGACGGTCTCTCTCACTTGCAAGGAACCTAA
- a CDS encoding aminotransferase class V-fold PLP-dependent enzyme codes for MNYSIPPWPHAPGPDPREIKHQFLIRNDVIFLNHGSFGACPRVVFETYQSWQRELEEQPVEFLGRRFLGLMSEARAKLAEFVGSDPDGLIFVPNATYGMNVVARSLAHTLPLGFGDEILTTDHEYGAIDRVWRFIAQHVGARLRRVTLPSTLSTPEELAETILAEWNPRTRIFSLSWVTSPTALVMPIKMLVEEARRRGVVTVIDAAHAPGLLDESEFRLEALGADFVVGNCHKWMLAPKGAGFLYAAPRGRETLEPFVVSWGYQADPPGRSRFLDQHGYTGTTDPAAYLSVPTAIEFLRNPDWVLIRERCRTRAAMVRRRVAEIVGSEPERFCPDSSQWFRQMVACPLPSCDALGLQKALWERHRVEVPCTRLGGSIDAVHADDPRRWLRVSVQGYTTDHDLETLLGALREEWPRYART; via the coding sequence ATGAATTATTCCATTCCGCCTTGGCCCCACGCACCTGGCCCCGATCCTCGGGAAATCAAACATCAATTTTTGATTCGTAATGACGTGATCTTTCTCAATCATGGGTCCTTCGGCGCGTGTCCCCGGGTGGTTTTCGAGACCTATCAGTCCTGGCAGCGCGAACTGGAGGAACAGCCGGTCGAATTTCTAGGGCGACGGTTTCTCGGATTGATGTCTGAAGCACGGGCGAAACTAGCCGAATTCGTTGGCTCCGATCCCGACGGTTTGATCTTCGTGCCCAACGCCACCTACGGCATGAATGTAGTCGCCCGGTCCTTGGCCCATACGTTGCCGCTTGGTTTTGGCGACGAGATTCTCACCACCGATCATGAATATGGCGCGATCGATCGAGTCTGGCGGTTCATTGCCCAACACGTCGGCGCTCGACTCCGCCGCGTCACTCTTCCCTCGACTCTCTCAACCCCCGAAGAGCTGGCGGAGACGATCTTGGCGGAATGGAATCCGCGAACCCGCATCTTTTCACTCAGTTGGGTTACCTCCCCCACCGCGCTGGTCATGCCAATCAAGATGCTGGTGGAGGAGGCCCGCCGGCGGGGAGTCGTCACGGTGATCGACGCGGCTCACGCTCCCGGGTTACTCGACGAATCCGAGTTCCGGCTCGAAGCACTCGGGGCCGATTTCGTGGTGGGGAATTGTCATAAGTGGATGCTCGCTCCCAAGGGAGCCGGGTTTCTTTACGCTGCGCCCCGCGGCCGGGAGACGCTCGAGCCGTTCGTGGTCAGTTGGGGGTACCAGGCCGATCCTCCGGGTCGATCCCGCTTTTTGGACCAGCATGGTTACACAGGAACAACCGATCCCGCCGCGTATCTGAGTGTGCCGACGGCGATTGAGTTTTTGAGGAATCCGGATTGGGTGCTCATTCGAGAACGCTGCCGAACGCGGGCGGCGATGGTTCGTCGCCGAGTGGCTGAGATCGTCGGTAGCGAGCCGGAACGGTTTTGTCCGGACTCGTCTCAATGGTTTCGACAAATGGTGGCATGTCCGTTGCCGTCGTGCGATGCCCTGGGTTTGCAAAAGGCGCTTTGGGAACGCCATCGCGTCGAAGTTCCCTGCACCCGTCTGGGCGGGTCGATCGACGCGGTTCACGCCGACGACCCTCGGCGTTGGTTAAGAGTATCAGTGCAGGGATACACCACTGACCACGACTTGGAAACCCTTTTGGGGGCATTGCGCGAGGAGTGGCCCCGGTACGCGCGGACTTGA
- a CDS encoding D-TA family PLP-dependent enzyme, with product MTTATAFPPPALVFEERLEPSTVADLDSPALVLFEEALESNLATLIRLAGSAARLRPHVKTHKMPNLVRRCEALGIHRHKVATIAEAEMVAQAGGRDVLIAYPLVGPKLDRLMKLRAAYPETTFRVTLDHLRGLTDLEETVARHGGPHASPVPVLIDLNVGMNRTGIMPDDRAIELALKVADSPYLSFDGLHAYDGHIRDENPGERLHSAEIMVHRPWSLLRNRLIERGVAVPRIVLGGTPAFPAHATLAADEPTAEFSPGTCLLHDAGYATAFPDLPFRIAAALLTRVISRPAPDLLCLDLGHKAVAADPKGPRVFFPDWPDAQGVVHSEEHLVIRSNLAADTPVGTAVLAIPYHICPTCALHRFAVVARQGKIVDRWEVTARDRVLTI from the coding sequence ATGACGACGGCCACCGCTTTCCCTCCACCTGCACTCGTCTTCGAGGAACGTCTGGAACCGTCCACCGTGGCCGACCTGGATAGTCCCGCCCTCGTTCTTTTCGAGGAGGCGTTGGAGTCCAACCTGGCTACCCTCATTCGTCTCGCAGGTTCGGCTGCGCGGTTGCGGCCTCATGTCAAAACTCACAAGATGCCGAATCTGGTCCGCCGTTGCGAAGCGCTAGGGATCCACCGTCACAAAGTGGCCACCATCGCCGAGGCCGAAATGGTCGCTCAGGCGGGCGGCCGCGACGTACTGATCGCCTATCCTTTGGTCGGTCCCAAGCTCGACCGCTTGATGAAGCTCCGAGCCGCCTATCCAGAGACCACCTTCCGTGTCACCCTAGACCACCTTCGCGGCCTGACCGACCTAGAGGAGACAGTCGCGCGTCACGGCGGACCCCACGCGTCGCCAGTTCCCGTGCTTATCGACTTGAACGTGGGGATGAACCGTACTGGAATCATGCCGGACGACCGCGCTATCGAACTGGCTCTCAAGGTGGCCGACTCGCCCTACCTGAGCTTCGACGGCCTCCACGCCTACGACGGTCACATCCGTGACGAGAACCCGGGTGAACGTCTCCACTCCGCGGAGATCATGGTGCATCGTCCTTGGTCACTCCTGCGCAACCGGTTGATCGAGCGAGGTGTGGCCGTTCCCCGGATCGTGTTGGGAGGTACCCCGGCCTTCCCCGCCCACGCGACCCTCGCCGCCGACGAACCCACCGCCGAGTTCTCGCCGGGAACCTGTCTCCTCCACGACGCTGGTTACGCCACCGCCTTCCCGGACCTGCCCTTCCGCATCGCCGCGGCTCTTCTGACCCGCGTGATCAGCCGCCCGGCTCCCGACCTGCTGTGCCTCGACCTGGGCCACAAGGCCGTCGCCGCCGACCCCAAAGGCCCCCGAGTCTTCTTCCCCGACTGGCCCGACGCGCAGGGCGTCGTCCACAGCGAAGAACATCTGGTCATTCGGTCCAACCTGGCGGCCGACACGCCAGTGGGCACGGCGGTCCTGGCCATCCCTTACCACATTTGTCCTACCTGCGCGTTGCATCGGTTCGCCGTGGTGGCGCGGCAGGGCAAGATCGTAGACCGCTGGGAGGTGACCGCGCGCGATCGCGTCCTCACAATTTGA
- a CDS encoding FAD binding domain-containing protein, producing MSHMRPFELARPRRLDAALDALAATPDSVPLAGGTDLLNRMKDGVTRPRRLVTLADLVELQDFADSSDGLTLGAGVTLARIVESPMIRHQYPALWQAAAEIASPAIRNTATLGGNLLQRPRCWYYRAGFGLLAQRDGQSLVRQGDNRYHAIFLTDSPALFVNPSSLAPALVALDAEAEVVNAKGTRTVKLADLYQVPKTERDSEFTLQPGDILARVRVPKPGLNASYEIRWKRSADWPLVLASVHLKLDGETIARARVALHGVAPIPWRSKTAEEVLVGRPATPETFNRAAQAAILGAQPLSRNAYKLTLVQTAVRRALLIAVGQPVPEV from the coding sequence ATGAGTCACATGCGACCCTTCGAACTGGCCCGCCCCCGGCGGCTCGACGCCGCTCTGGACGCGCTGGCCGCCACGCCGGACTCGGTCCCCCTGGCCGGCGGCACCGACCTGCTCAACCGAATGAAGGACGGCGTGACCCGCCCCCGCCGTCTGGTGACCCTGGCCGACCTCGTCGAACTCCAGGACTTCGCCGACTCCAGCGACGGTCTGACCTTAGGCGCGGGTGTCACCCTGGCCCGGATTGTCGAATCCCCGATGATTCGCCACCAGTACCCCGCCCTCTGGCAAGCCGCGGCCGAGATCGCCTCGCCCGCGATCCGCAACACGGCCACCCTGGGGGGGAATCTCCTGCAACGCCCCCGCTGCTGGTACTACCGCGCCGGCTTCGGCCTGCTCGCCCAACGCGACGGCCAAAGCCTGGTCCGCCAGGGCGATAACCGCTACCACGCCATCTTCCTCACCGACAGCCCCGCCCTTTTTGTCAACCCCTCCTCGCTGGCTCCGGCCCTCGTCGCGCTGGACGCTGAAGCCGAAGTGGTCAACGCTAAGGGCACCCGCACCGTCAAGCTGGCCGACCTCTACCAGGTTCCCAAGACTGAACGCGACAGCGAATTCACCCTCCAGCCCGGCGATATCCTGGCCCGGGTCCGCGTGCCCAAGCCCGGTCTCAACGCCTCCTACGAAATCCGCTGGAAGCGCTCGGCCGACTGGCCTTTGGTGCTGGCCTCGGTCCACCTCAAACTCGACGGCGAGACGATCGCCCGCGCCCGCGTGGCGCTCCACGGCGTTGCCCCGATCCCCTGGCGCAGCAAGACTGCCGAAGAGGTCCTGGTAGGCCGCCCCGCCACCCCCGAAACCTTCAACCGCGCCGCCCAAGCCGCCATCCTCGGTGCGCAACCGCTGTCGCGCAATGCCTACAAGCTCACCCTGGTCCAAACCGCGGTGCGCCGCGCTCTGCTGATCGCCGTGGGCCAACCGGTCCCGGAGGTGTGA
- a CDS encoding xanthine dehydrogenase family protein molybdopterin-binding subunit: protein MGWPEQPKVVGSRVPRVDGLGKASGRIKYPSDVRPEGMLFGAVLYSPHAHAVVKSIDTSAAEKLPGVVAVHLLTEPGKKVRFHGDDIAAVAAESEEIARDALAAIKVEYEVLPHAVTEAQAMAEDAPRVAGGPNYRPPRARTTGDPDAAFQQADAVVEATYSAPVITHVCLETHGLTAQFKDGKITVWASTQNVDGLPQQLAQTFNLPEADVRCYTEVMGGGFGSKFGPDSWGVAACELSRKAGGRPVKIFLDRAQEHLAAGNRPSVTGTIKIAGTKDGKITAMSADVYGTGGVAGGATVLIPYPDVYKGIPNIRVATGEVATHGGGARAMRAPRHPQSCILTESAIDDLAEALGIDPLELRLKNFAENDIVAGGVDRVPIYRDQVAIGAEAIGWKANYRPRSENRKAPGPIKRGIGMALHMWGGGGAPGKQVAVEINPDGSVTLKSATQDIGTGARTLFAIVGAEVFGLKPDQITALIGDSDYPPGQASGGSTTTPSMMPAALVAAQAARDEFFARIAPAYGGDPKAMRLADGQLFVHDEPIASWTDACRKLGMKGVSVTSSAGPQMGELSSNGVAGCQFATVAVDVETGIVKLEKIVAVQDSGLIVNRSTWDSQVYGGVIGGLNYALFEERVMDETTGRMLNPDMEMYKLAGPSDIPEIVIHAYDTPAMRARGVIGVGEPPTVSTAAAIGNAVSNAIGVRVPHFPMSPMNVLNALASIKGEA from the coding sequence ATGGGATGGCCCGAACAACCCAAGGTCGTCGGAAGCCGAGTGCCGCGGGTGGACGGCCTGGGCAAAGCCTCCGGTCGGATCAAGTACCCCTCCGATGTTCGTCCCGAAGGGATGCTCTTCGGCGCGGTGTTGTACAGCCCGCACGCCCACGCGGTCGTCAAGTCGATCGACACCTCCGCCGCCGAGAAGCTGCCGGGCGTCGTCGCGGTCCATCTCTTAACCGAACCGGGTAAGAAGGTGCGGTTTCACGGTGACGACATCGCGGCGGTGGCGGCCGAAAGCGAGGAAATCGCCCGCGATGCCCTAGCCGCGATCAAAGTCGAGTATGAGGTGCTGCCGCACGCCGTGACCGAAGCCCAGGCGATGGCCGAGGACGCCCCCCGGGTCGCGGGCGGCCCCAACTACCGTCCCCCCCGGGCCCGGACGACCGGCGACCCCGACGCGGCATTCCAACAGGCCGACGCCGTGGTCGAGGCGACCTACTCGGCCCCGGTCATCACCCACGTCTGTCTCGAAACCCACGGGCTGACCGCCCAGTTCAAGGACGGCAAAATCACCGTCTGGGCCTCGACTCAGAACGTGGACGGCCTGCCCCAACAACTCGCCCAGACTTTCAACCTACCCGAAGCCGACGTGCGCTGCTACACCGAGGTCATGGGCGGCGGGTTCGGCTCCAAGTTCGGCCCGGATTCCTGGGGCGTGGCCGCCTGCGAACTCTCCCGCAAAGCGGGCGGACGCCCGGTCAAGATCTTCCTCGACCGCGCTCAGGAACACCTCGCCGCGGGTAACCGTCCCAGCGTCACCGGCACCATCAAGATCGCCGGCACCAAGGACGGCAAGATCACCGCGATGTCCGCCGACGTGTACGGCACCGGCGGCGTCGCCGGCGGCGCGACCGTGCTGATTCCCTATCCCGACGTGTACAAGGGGATCCCCAACATCCGGGTCGCCACCGGCGAGGTCGCTACCCACGGCGGCGGAGCGCGGGCCATGCGGGCTCCGCGTCACCCCCAAAGCTGCATCCTCACCGAGTCGGCCATCGACGACCTCGCCGAAGCGCTGGGGATCGACCCTCTGGAATTGCGGCTCAAAAACTTCGCCGAAAACGACATCGTTGCCGGCGGAGTCGATCGGGTGCCGATCTACCGCGACCAAGTGGCGATCGGAGCCGAGGCGATCGGCTGGAAGGCCAATTACCGTCCCCGCTCGGAAAACCGCAAGGCTCCCGGTCCTATCAAGCGGGGCATCGGCATGGCGCTGCATATGTGGGGCGGCGGCGGCGCTCCAGGCAAACAGGTCGCCGTCGAGATCAACCCCGACGGCTCGGTGACGCTCAAATCGGCCACCCAAGACATTGGCACCGGAGCCCGCACCCTGTTCGCCATCGTGGGGGCCGAGGTGTTCGGCCTCAAGCCTGACCAAATCACCGCCCTGATTGGCGATTCCGACTATCCCCCCGGCCAAGCCTCGGGTGGTTCGACCACGACCCCCTCGATGATGCCCGCCGCGCTGGTGGCGGCTCAAGCGGCCCGCGACGAGTTCTTCGCGCGGATCGCCCCAGCCTACGGCGGCGATCCCAAGGCAATGCGTCTGGCCGACGGCCAGCTCTTCGTGCATGACGAACCGATCGCCTCCTGGACTGACGCTTGCCGCAAACTGGGCATGAAGGGGGTCTCGGTCACCTCCTCGGCCGGCCCGCAGATGGGCGAACTCTCCAGCAACGGCGTGGCGGGTTGCCAGTTTGCGACCGTCGCGGTCGATGTCGAGACCGGCATCGTCAAGCTGGAGAAGATCGTCGCAGTGCAGGATTCGGGCCTGATCGTCAACCGCTCCACCTGGGATTCTCAGGTGTATGGCGGCGTCATTGGCGGCCTCAACTACGCCCTGTTCGAGGAACGGGTCATGGATGAGACCACTGGACGGATGCTCAACCCGGATATGGAGATGTACAAACTTGCCGGACCGTCCGACATCCCTGAAATCGTGATCCACGCCTACGACACCCCAGCCATGCGGGCGCGGGGCGTGATCGGCGTTGGCGAACCGCCGACCGTCTCGACCGCCGCGGCCATTGGCAACGCCGTCTCCAACGCGATCGGCGTGCGGGTGCCCCACTTCCCAATGTCGCCCATGAATGTTCTCAACGCCCTGGCCAGCATCAAGGGGGAGGCGTAA
- a CDS encoding (2Fe-2S)-binding protein, with the protein MPDQAPRSQGGPAVSQGTGRGPTASRRDFLRGSGIAAATAVVTGQAAAVLDEVQAAQEAEVAVLKGEVAVVLDVNGRKLECRVEPRTTLLDALRNRLDVTGPKRVCDRGSCGACTVILDGKPVNSCTTLAVTAQGCAIETVENFSTGPDGVPAAFVKNDALMCGYCTPGFVTAVKALLDVNPNPTLDEVKKALDGNICRCGTYVGIFQAALDAAKAKKGA; encoded by the coding sequence ATGCCGGACCAAGCTCCACGTTCTCAAGGCGGCCCGGCGGTTTCCCAGGGAACCGGCCGCGGTCCCACCGCCAGCCGACGCGACTTTCTCCGCGGCTCGGGCATTGCGGCGGCCACCGCCGTGGTGACCGGCCAGGCCGCCGCCGTCCTCGATGAAGTTCAGGCCGCTCAGGAAGCCGAGGTCGCCGTCCTCAAAGGCGAAGTTGCCGTTGTCCTCGATGTCAACGGTCGCAAGCTCGAATGCCGGGTCGAGCCCCGCACCACCTTGCTCGACGCCCTGCGCAACCGCCTGGACGTCACCGGACCCAAACGGGTCTGCGACCGTGGCTCCTGCGGGGCCTGCACCGTGATCCTCGACGGCAAGCCGGTCAATTCCTGCACCACCTTGGCGGTCACCGCCCAGGGCTGCGCCATCGAGACCGTGGAGAACTTCTCCACCGGCCCCGACGGGGTGCCCGCCGCGTTTGTCAAGAACGACGCCCTGATGTGCGGCTATTGCACCCCTGGTTTCGTCACTGCTGTCAAAGCGTTGCTGGACGTCAACCCCAACCCAACGCTCGACGAGGTGAAAAAAGCTCTGGACGGCAACATCTGTCGCTGTGGCACCTACGTAGGGATTTTCCAAGCGGCCCTCGACGCCGCCAAGGCTAAGAAGGGAGCGTGA
- a CDS encoding SpoIIE family protein phosphatase — protein MTLPSSFQGTTVPALHLLDGPEAGKLIELRTNTITLGRNSKYCDLVFPAPNISRRHARIDRVIEPDGRVVFMLTDLDSSLGTQLNDRVLRGQSAVLRDGDEIQIGDVFLLFQAESRLDPVTRTDSLTESEAWRGRPDSVKRQLDALVEMSGSLVSVLDLNSVLRITLETLFRMFPQSNQGLVLVEDAKSGRLEVRAERYRLISPTPSFSCRLVRSVIQGGRARLFRDQLDTDGIDSDSLSESMMSALTRVLMCAPLRVGREPPVGAVWLDTIRQPTPFTPADLALFEAVLRQAAVAAENAILHERLIKQTSLEAERNHARRIQLTFLPRARPSHPGWQFWDDYRPIEAVGGDYFGYIPVRAPLAGTAQRSDHLLAVVVADVAGKGLPAALIMARLSAEVRIVCNEESEPDRMLTRLNERLLSDELKLIYVTLALMTLELETGEVRIARAGHPAPVIRRHDGRVEEMGVAEGGPPLGLFAEATFPVHQTRLDPGDVVVLMSDGLTEAGDPHQSFFGHGGIRRALETHRPDRAETAGLAVTAELNRFLGGDALRDDITVVCVSRNRLPVPSSPPP, from the coding sequence GTGACCCTCCCTTCTTCGTTCCAAGGCACGACGGTCCCTGCGCTTCACCTCCTGGATGGTCCGGAGGCGGGCAAACTCATTGAACTGCGAACCAACACGATCACGTTGGGACGCAACTCGAAATACTGTGACCTGGTTTTCCCCGCGCCCAACATTTCGCGTCGTCACGCGCGAATCGATCGCGTCATCGAGCCGGACGGCCGGGTTGTGTTCATGTTGACCGATTTGGACAGTTCGCTAGGCACCCAACTCAACGATCGCGTGCTACGCGGCCAGTCGGCGGTGCTGCGGGACGGCGACGAGATTCAGATTGGCGACGTGTTTCTGCTGTTTCAGGCCGAGTCTCGCCTCGATCCCGTGACACGAACCGATTCGTTGACCGAGTCGGAGGCCTGGCGGGGCCGCCCCGACTCAGTGAAGCGGCAACTGGACGCCCTGGTGGAGATGAGCGGCAGCCTCGTTTCGGTGCTGGACCTGAACTCGGTGCTGAGGATCACGCTGGAAACCTTGTTTCGGATGTTCCCGCAGAGCAACCAGGGGCTGGTGCTAGTCGAGGATGCCAAGAGCGGCCGTTTGGAGGTTCGGGCCGAGCGTTATCGCTTGATTTCGCCAACGCCGTCGTTCAGCTGTCGTCTCGTCCGCTCCGTGATCCAAGGCGGTCGGGCCCGCTTGTTCCGCGACCAACTGGACACCGATGGCATTGACTCCGACTCGCTTAGCGAAAGCATGATGAGCGCGTTGACCCGCGTTCTGATGTGCGCGCCGCTGCGGGTGGGACGCGAACCTCCTGTCGGAGCGGTCTGGCTGGACACCATCCGGCAACCGACCCCATTCACCCCGGCTGACCTGGCATTGTTCGAGGCGGTGTTGAGGCAGGCGGCGGTGGCGGCGGAGAATGCGATCCTACATGAACGATTGATTAAGCAAACGAGCTTGGAGGCGGAGCGGAATCACGCCCGCCGCATTCAATTGACCTTTCTGCCACGCGCTAGACCCTCGCATCCGGGTTGGCAATTTTGGGACGACTACCGGCCCATCGAGGCGGTCGGAGGAGACTACTTCGGCTACATTCCCGTGCGCGCTCCGCTGGCCGGAACCGCCCAACGCTCCGACCACCTGCTGGCCGTGGTGGTGGCCGACGTGGCCGGCAAAGGACTGCCCGCGGCCCTCATCATGGCCCGGCTCTCGGCGGAGGTGCGGATCGTCTGTAACGAGGAGTCCGAACCCGATCGCATGCTAACGCGCCTCAACGAACGTCTGCTCTCTGACGAATTGAAGCTGATTTATGTCACCCTGGCGTTGATGACGCTGGAACTGGAGACCGGCGAGGTACGCATCGCCCGCGCGGGTCATCCTGCGCCGGTGATCCGCCGCCACGACGGTCGGGTCGAGGAGATGGGGGTTGCCGAAGGGGGACCCCCCTTGGGCTTGTTCGCCGAGGCGACCTTCCCAGTTCATCAAACTCGGTTGGATCCCGGTGACGTGGTGGTGTTGATGAGCGACGGCTTGACCGAGGCCGGCGATCCCCATCAATCGTTCTTCGGCCACGGAGGGATTCGACGCGCCCTGGAGACTCATCGTCCCGATCGCGCCGAGACGGCTGGCCTGGCGGTAACCGCCGAACTCAACCGTTTCCTGGGCGGGGACGCCTTGCGCGACGACATCACGGTGGTCTGCGTGTCACGCAACCGGCTTCCAGTGCCGTCTTCCCCTCCGCCCTAG